One segment of Streptomyces sp. NBC_01454 DNA contains the following:
- a CDS encoding DDE-type integrase/transposase/recombinase, producing MALVDEEERRRAERAHQVALFRYQLIREAADAALSPRQRGAMVRAIAARVHTDPFGKPVKITRGTVDRWLKLWREGGFDALLPPTRQVTPRTPEEVLDLAAALKRENPSRSTAQVVRILQQHLGWGPSYRTVHRHLQRLELLTRPDGQAPEAFGRFEANRPNELWVGDALHGPKIAGHKAYLFAFVDDHSRAVVGHRWGGAEDSVRLAAALRPALAARGVPEGVYVDNGSAFVDSALLRACARLGIKLIHSTPGRPQGRGKIERFFRTVREQFLVEVDTEKVTDLAMLNRLFTAWVEQVYHRRAHSETGQQPLERWMASAPFPVPTPDALREAFRWSELRKVAKTATVSLQSNTYNVDASLVGRQVELVFDPFDLTDIDVRFGGRSFGKAIPHQITRHAHPKAKPETPVAAPPAPTGIDYLCLIDTERTRELGQRINYEVFLPGQAQPTEAVDLTEEGS from the coding sequence ATGGCGTTGGTCGATGAGGAGGAGCGACGGCGGGCCGAACGGGCCCACCAAGTCGCCTTGTTCCGTTACCAGTTGATCCGCGAGGCGGCTGACGCTGCCCTGAGCCCGCGCCAGCGCGGGGCGATGGTCCGCGCGATCGCTGCCCGGGTGCACACCGATCCGTTCGGGAAGCCGGTCAAGATCACGCGCGGGACGGTGGATCGCTGGCTCAAGCTCTGGCGTGAGGGCGGTTTCGACGCGCTGCTGCCGCCGACCCGGCAGGTCACCCCGCGCACGCCGGAGGAGGTGCTGGACCTGGCAGCGGCCTTGAAGCGGGAGAATCCGAGCCGGTCGACCGCGCAGGTGGTGCGGATCCTGCAGCAGCACCTGGGCTGGGGCCCGTCCTACCGCACCGTCCACCGGCACCTTCAGCGCCTGGAACTGCTGACCCGCCCCGACGGGCAGGCGCCGGAGGCGTTCGGCCGGTTCGAGGCGAACCGGCCGAATGAGCTCTGGGTCGGGGATGCCCTCCACGGGCCGAAGATCGCAGGTCACAAGGCTTATCTCTTCGCGTTCGTCGACGACCACAGTCGGGCGGTGGTCGGGCACCGCTGGGGCGGCGCCGAGGACAGCGTCCGACTGGCGGCGGCGCTTCGGCCGGCACTGGCCGCCCGCGGCGTCCCCGAGGGCGTCTACGTCGACAACGGCTCCGCGTTCGTGGACTCCGCCCTGCTCAGAGCCTGCGCGAGGCTCGGGATCAAGCTGATCCACTCGACGCCGGGGCGCCCGCAGGGCAGGGGCAAGATCGAACGCTTTTTCCGCACTGTCCGGGAACAGTTCCTGGTCGAGGTCGACACGGAGAAGGTCACCGACCTGGCCATGCTCAATCGCCTCTTCACAGCCTGGGTCGAGCAGGTCTATCACCGGCGGGCGCACTCCGAGACGGGGCAGCAGCCGCTGGAGCGGTGGATGGCCAGCGCCCCGTTCCCGGTCCCCACCCCGGACGCGTTGAGGGAGGCTTTCCGCTGGTCAGAGCTGCGGAAGGTCGCCAAGACCGCCACGGTCTCACTCCAGTCCAACACCTACAACGTCGACGCCTCGCTGGTCGGCCGGCAGGTCGAGCTCGTCTTCGACCCCTTCGACCTGACCGACATCGACGTCCGCTTCGGCGGACGCTCGTTCGGCAAGGCCATCCCGCACCAGATCACCCGGCACGCGCACCCCAAGGCCAAGCCCGAGACCCCCGTCGCGGCCCCGCCGGCGCCGACCGGGATCGACTACCTCTGCCTGATCGACACCGAGCGCACCAGGGAACTCGGGCAGCGGATCAACTACGAGGTCTTCCTGCCCGGCCAGGCCCAACCGACCGAAGCCGTCGACCTGACCGAGGAAGGCTCGTGA
- a CDS encoding ExeA family protein — translation MPFDKDLAPSMLHRHSSHAQAVARITWCIGERALGVITGEVGAGKTVAVRASLSQLDHPRHKVIYLANPAVGVAGIHHAIVASLGGVPRPHKSTLIPQATALLATENNERGRVPILIIEEAHLLDHEQLEAIRMLTNDEMDSNSPLACLLIGQPTLRHKIKLGVLAALDQRIQVRYNMPSMTGEETSSYLVHHLALAGRSDTLFTDDAITLIHDTARGFPRAVNNLAVQALLSAYAEGKPIVDETSARAAVAEVTAE, via the coding sequence ATGCCCTTCGACAAGGACCTGGCCCCCTCGATGCTGCACCGGCACTCCTCCCACGCGCAGGCCGTCGCCCGCATCACCTGGTGCATCGGCGAACGCGCACTGGGGGTGATCACCGGCGAGGTCGGCGCGGGCAAGACCGTCGCGGTCAGAGCGTCGCTGTCCCAGCTGGACCACCCCCGCCACAAGGTGATCTACCTGGCGAACCCCGCGGTCGGCGTCGCCGGGATCCACCACGCGATCGTCGCCTCGCTGGGCGGCGTCCCGCGTCCGCACAAGTCGACGCTGATCCCGCAGGCCACCGCCCTGCTGGCCACCGAGAACAACGAGCGCGGCCGCGTCCCCATCCTGATCATCGAGGAGGCACATCTCCTGGACCACGAGCAGCTGGAGGCGATCCGGATGCTGACCAACGACGAGATGGATTCCAACAGCCCGCTGGCCTGCCTGCTGATCGGCCAGCCGACCCTGCGGCACAAGATCAAACTCGGTGTCCTGGCCGCCCTGGACCAGAGGATCCAGGTCCGCTACAACATGCCGTCCATGACCGGCGAGGAGACCTCCTCCTACCTGGTCCACCACCTCGCGCTCGCCGGCCGCAGCGACACCCTGTTCACCGACGACGCGATCACGCTGATCCACGACACCGCCCGCGGCTTTCCCCGCGCCGTCAACAACCTCGCCGTCCAGGCCCTGCTGTCCGCCTACGCCGAGGGCAAGCCCATCGTCGACGAGACCAGCGCCCGCGCCGCCGTCGCCGAAGTCACCGCCGAATGA
- the istB gene encoding IS21-like element helper ATPase IstB, with protein MAAPLRTVPGSGGDPLAESIELTRRLKLPHIRRSLTDIIPTAKAQRWDPAEVVRVLLSEEAAGRDRANLHTRRKRAGFPTGKTFGDWHETESSIPRATQDALKSLEWVGRRENFCICGPSGTGKSHFTEALGQTAVEAGLTVAWFTIEELGALVRRHRADDSIARALARIIRSDLIIVDDIGLLPVSPDAAEGFYRLVDAAYERRSIAVSSNLHPSGFDEIMPKTLATATVDRLLHHAHVTVTQGDSFRLTEATTGKGVKPFS; from the coding sequence ATGGCCGCCCCTCTTCGCACCGTTCCCGGCTCGGGCGGCGACCCGCTCGCCGAGTCCATCGAGCTGACCCGCAGACTCAAACTCCCTCACATCCGCAGGTCGTTGACCGACATCATCCCCACCGCCAAGGCCCAACGCTGGGACCCAGCCGAGGTCGTCCGCGTCCTTCTTTCCGAGGAAGCCGCCGGACGCGACCGCGCCAACCTGCACACCCGCCGCAAGCGGGCCGGGTTCCCCACCGGCAAGACCTTCGGCGACTGGCACGAGACAGAATCGTCCATACCCCGGGCCACCCAGGACGCCCTGAAATCCCTGGAATGGGTCGGCCGCCGCGAGAATTTTTGCATTTGCGGCCCAAGCGGCACGGGAAAGAGCCACTTCACCGAGGCCCTCGGACAGACCGCGGTCGAAGCCGGCCTGACCGTCGCCTGGTTCACGATCGAGGAACTCGGCGCACTGGTCCGCCGCCACCGCGCGGACGACTCCATCGCCCGGGCCCTGGCGAGAATCATCCGCTCGGACCTGATCATCGTCGACGACATCGGGCTGCTGCCTGTCTCCCCGGACGCCGCCGAAGGCTTCTACCGCCTGGTCGATGCCGCATACGAGCGACGTTCGATCGCCGTTTCGAGCAACCTCCACCCCTCAGGATTCGACGAGATCATGCCGAAGACCCTGGCCACCGCGACCGTCGACCGGCTACTTCACCATGCCCACGTCACAGTCACTCAGGGTGATTCGTTTCGACTCACCGAGGCCACCACAGGAAAGGGAGTGAAGCCCTTCAGCTGA
- the istA gene encoding IS21 family transposase — translation MEILEAYDLTGSYRAAAELAGCDHHTVARYVKMRAAGQNPDQHRHRTRAIDDYLPKIEELVVRSQGKVRADVVHKRITAMGFAGGERTTRRTVAEAKAQFRAGRRRIYRPWVTEPGLWLQYDFGDGPVIKGRKTTLFCAWLAWSRFRVVIPIWDKTLPTITAALDATFRRLGGVPAYVLTDNEKTVTTDHVAGIAVRNPEIVEVARHYGTTIRTCLPADPETKGGSESTVKIAKADLVPKDVNLREQYKTFGELEAACRAFCDEVNSRTHRATRTKPADRLAEERQRLHPLPRRPFTATFGTTRRVTWESTISVEAVRYSVPHELIDSRVWARFHGDELVVTAVDEHGSAREVARHPRGQAGSPVLDDAHYPPREDKEGDRTPKATSVEEVAFLALGPGAASWLVEAGASGVRRIRAKMTEAVAFSKLYSVAEVDRALGTAAVTARFADKDLLSILDYQAVHERAEPVRRSEEHSLQPGTSSWSAFGLPATASDVSEYDESDLS, via the coding sequence ATGGAAATCCTTGAGGCTTACGACCTCACGGGCAGTTACCGCGCCGCGGCGGAGCTGGCCGGGTGCGACCACCACACGGTGGCCCGGTATGTGAAGATGCGGGCCGCTGGTCAGAACCCTGATCAGCACCGTCACCGGACCCGCGCGATCGACGACTATCTGCCGAAGATCGAGGAACTGGTGGTCCGCTCGCAGGGCAAGGTCCGCGCGGACGTGGTCCACAAGCGAATCACCGCGATGGGCTTCGCGGGCGGAGAACGCACCACTCGGCGCACGGTCGCCGAGGCGAAAGCCCAGTTCAGGGCGGGTCGGCGGCGGATCTATCGGCCGTGGGTGACCGAGCCGGGGCTCTGGCTTCAGTACGACTTCGGCGACGGGCCGGTGATCAAGGGCCGCAAGACCACACTGTTCTGCGCATGGCTGGCCTGGTCCCGTTTCCGCGTGGTGATCCCGATCTGGGACAAGACTCTGCCGACGATCACCGCGGCTCTGGATGCCACCTTCCGCAGACTCGGCGGGGTGCCGGCCTACGTGCTCACGGACAACGAGAAGACGGTGACCACCGACCATGTCGCCGGGATCGCGGTCCGCAACCCGGAGATCGTCGAGGTCGCCCGCCATTACGGCACGACCATACGTACGTGTTTGCCGGCGGACCCGGAGACCAAGGGCGGCTCGGAGTCGACCGTGAAGATCGCGAAGGCCGATCTCGTCCCGAAGGACGTGAATCTCCGCGAGCAATACAAGACCTTCGGCGAGCTCGAAGCGGCCTGCCGGGCCTTCTGCGATGAGGTCAACTCCCGTACTCACAGGGCGACTCGGACCAAGCCCGCCGACCGGCTCGCGGAGGAACGCCAGCGTCTTCACCCGCTGCCGCGGCGCCCATTCACCGCCACCTTCGGCACAACCCGCCGGGTCACCTGGGAGTCGACGATCTCAGTCGAAGCGGTCCGCTACTCGGTCCCGCACGAGCTGATCGACAGCCGGGTCTGGGCCCGCTTCCACGGCGACGAACTGGTCGTCACCGCCGTCGACGAACACGGCTCGGCCCGCGAGGTCGCCCGCCACCCGCGCGGCCAGGCGGGCTCGCCGGTCCTGGATGACGCCCACTACCCGCCGCGTGAGGACAAGGAAGGTGACCGGACCCCGAAGGCCACCTCCGTCGAGGAGGTCGCGTTCCTCGCCCTCGGTCCCGGCGCCGCGAGCTGGCTTGTCGAGGCCGGAGCATCCGGAGTGCGCCGGATCAGGGCGAAGATGACCGAGGCCGTCGCCTTCTCAAAGCTCTATTCAGTGGCGGAAGTTGACCGCGCGCTGGGCACCGCCGCGGTCACCGCTCGCTTCGCGGACAAGGACCTGCTGTCCATCCTCGACTACCAGGCCGTCCACGAACGGGCCGAGCCCGTCCGCCGCAGCGAGGAACACTCGCTGCAGCCCGGCACCTCGTCCTGGTCCGCCTTCGGCCTGCCCGCCACCGCTTCGGATGTTTCCGAGTACGACGAAAGTGATCTCTCCTGA
- the ltrA gene encoding group II intron reverse transcriptase/maturase, giving the protein MDKLKSSGKSFEISKREVWEAYEGVKANKGAPGVDGQSIDDFEKDLKNNLYKIWNRMSSGTYFPPPVRAVEIPKAHGGGTRILGVPTISDRVAQTVVARHLGVRVEPVFHADSYGYRPGRSALDAVERCRERCWKKDWVIDLDVQKFFDSVRWDLIVKAVEANTDAVWVILYVKRWLQAPLQLPDGTLQKRTRGTPQGSAVSPVLANLFMHYAFDTWLAREFPTVQFERYADDAVVHCVSEWQAQQVLAALGNRMEEVGLRLHPDKTKIVYCRDGNRRGSYEHTSFTFLGFTFRARKAQNRHGGYFASFLPAISKDAQKKISGEVRSWGLHRRSDLSFVELARRINPIVAGWMNYYGRFYRTAMYPLLARINAYLVRWIRKKYERLAAFKKAIRAFWGAADRYPRMFAHWKWSVSARKVW; this is encoded by the coding sequence ATGGACAAGTTGAAATCGTCAGGCAAGTCGTTCGAGATTTCGAAGCGGGAGGTCTGGGAGGCATACGAGGGAGTCAAGGCGAACAAGGGTGCACCGGGAGTGGACGGGCAGTCCATCGATGACTTTGAGAAGGATCTGAAGAATAACCTCTACAAGATCTGGAACAGGATGTCGTCCGGGACGTATTTCCCGCCTCCGGTGCGCGCGGTGGAGATTCCCAAGGCACACGGCGGGGGCACGAGAATTCTAGGCGTGCCCACTATTTCCGACCGGGTGGCCCAGACCGTGGTGGCACGACATCTCGGAGTCCGGGTGGAGCCTGTGTTCCATGCGGACTCATACGGGTATCGGCCCGGACGGTCTGCGCTGGATGCGGTGGAACGCTGCCGGGAACGCTGTTGGAAGAAGGACTGGGTCATCGATCTCGATGTCCAGAAGTTCTTCGACAGTGTCCGGTGGGACCTCATCGTCAAGGCAGTGGAAGCCAACACCGATGCCGTTTGGGTGATTTTATATGTCAAGCGGTGGCTCCAGGCGCCGCTGCAACTACCCGACGGCACCTTGCAGAAGCGGACCCGGGGGACTCCCCAGGGTTCGGCGGTATCGCCCGTGCTCGCGAACCTGTTCATGCACTACGCGTTCGATACTTGGCTGGCGCGGGAGTTCCCGACCGTCCAGTTCGAACGGTACGCGGATGACGCAGTCGTGCACTGCGTCTCCGAGTGGCAGGCCCAGCAAGTGCTGGCCGCACTCGGGAACAGGATGGAGGAGGTCGGGCTGCGACTGCACCCCGACAAGACCAAAATCGTGTATTGCAGAGATGGAAACCGACGTGGCTCGTATGAACACACGTCGTTCACCTTCCTGGGATTCACGTTTCGCGCGCGTAAGGCGCAGAACAGGCACGGCGGCTACTTCGCGTCGTTCCTGCCGGCGATCAGCAAGGACGCCCAGAAGAAGATCAGCGGCGAAGTGCGCAGTTGGGGGCTTCACCGCAGATCGGATCTCTCCTTCGTGGAGCTCGCCAGACGGATCAATCCGATCGTGGCGGGCTGGATGAACTACTACGGCCGGTTCTACCGGACTGCGATGTATCCCCTCCTGGCACGCATCAATGCCTACTTGGTGCGATGGATCCGCAAAAAGTACGAGCGATTGGCAGCGTTCAAGAAGGCCATTCGGGCATTTTGGGGGGCAGCGGATCGCTACCCCCGCATGTTCGCGCACTGGAAATGGTCCGTCTCGGCGCGGAAGGTCTGGTGA
- the ltrA gene encoding group II intron reverse transcriptase/maturase, with amino-acid sequence MDKLKAPDKPFSISKWEVLEAYREVKRNQGAPGVDGQSIDDFEEDLKGNLYRIWNRMSSGTYFPPPVRAVEIPKQHGGGTRMLGIPTVADRVAQTVVARHLAVRVEPVFHKDSYGYRPYRSALDAVETCRRRCWKDNWVIDLDIQKFFDSVRWDLVVKAVEAHTDAVWVKLYVKRWLEAPLQLPDGTLQKRSQGTSQGSAVSPVLANLFMHYAFDMWLARNHPDVTFERYADDAVVHCINIRQARRVLAGLTDRMEEVGLRLHPDKTRIVYLKDGRRRGSYENTSFTFLGFTFRARGARNRDGENFTSFLPAISKDAKKKISREVRSWRLHRKTQFTFTELAQRINPVVRGWMQYFGAFCRSALYPLLQRINAYLLRWVRRKYKRLRAFKKAHRCWKRVIRQYPRLFAHWAWMPDVW; translated from the coding sequence ATGGACAAGCTGAAAGCACCGGACAAGCCGTTCAGTATCTCCAAGTGGGAAGTACTGGAGGCATATCGGGAGGTGAAAAGGAATCAGGGAGCACCAGGGGTGGATGGGCAGTCCATCGACGACTTCGAGGAGGATCTGAAGGGCAACCTTTATAGAATCTGGAACAGGATGTCGTCAGGGACGTACTTTCCTCCTCCGGTGCGTGCGGTGGAGATCCCGAAGCAGCATGGTGGAGGCACGAGAATGCTCGGCATTCCCACCGTGGCGGATCGTGTGGCGCAAACCGTAGTAGCCAGACACCTGGCAGTCCGCGTGGAGCCTGTGTTCCACAAGGATTCCTACGGATATCGACCTTATCGGTCGGCCCTTGACGCGGTGGAAACCTGCCGACGGCGCTGCTGGAAGGACAACTGGGTTATCGATCTCGATATTCAGAAGTTCTTCGACAGCGTCCGGTGGGACCTCGTTGTCAAGGCTGTGGAGGCTCACACCGACGCCGTTTGGGTGAAGTTGTATGTTAAGCGGTGGCTCGAAGCGCCGCTTCAACTGCCCGACGGCACCTTGCAGAAGCGGAGCCAAGGAACCTCTCAGGGATCGGCGGTTTCGCCCGTGCTGGCGAACCTGTTCATGCACTACGCGTTTGACATGTGGCTCGCCCGGAACCACCCGGACGTCACGTTCGAACGCTATGCCGACGACGCGGTCGTGCACTGCATCAACATCCGCCAGGCGCGGAGGGTGTTGGCAGGGCTCACGGACAGGATGGAAGAAGTCGGGCTGCGGCTGCATCCCGACAAGACCAGGATCGTGTACCTCAAGGATGGGAGGCGACGTGGCTCGTACGAGAACACGTCGTTCACCTTCCTCGGATTCACGTTCCGAGCCCGCGGGGCGCGGAACAGGGACGGTGAGAACTTCACCAGCTTCCTGCCCGCGATCAGCAAGGACGCCAAGAAGAAGATCAGCCGGGAAGTCCGCTCGTGGCGGCTGCACCGGAAGACCCAGTTCACCTTCACCGAACTCGCCCAGCGGATCAACCCCGTTGTACGCGGGTGGATGCAGTACTTCGGCGCGTTCTGTCGCTCCGCGCTGTATCCCCTCCTCCAGCGCATTAATGCCTACCTGTTGCGCTGGGTCCGCAGGAAGTACAAGCGGCTCCGGGCATTCAAGAAGGCCCACAGGTGCTGGAAACGCGTGATCCGCCAGTACCCCAGGCTCTTCGCCCACTGGGCATGGATGCCGGACGTGTGGTGA
- a CDS encoding integrase translates to MHYTSRDLPQPEPQPWHLQLSSDEWELWLDDLGIPDGTPYLLSPCFVYDTDLNSYFHRVNLMAGPLNSQLNRASPLCRNLNFLHKSRGGKDWRDATEEDHAAYHHWRRRDPGGPRVDGDTWSQEISHIQQFYVFAKSKSWVPSVPIPQRPRRDSKGEEKNGRDRRNPVPDDDVDTVPASYSHDQGGKEAFEWLPAPAYRRWRNVGVLGYDLEGLPRDNFRGRWASRNGAFSDSLVRTGMRLEEQASRIILEVPTGPGPAGYSRFWLPGAIAKRNSGRWVYEPASVRRDLTAYEAADRRWVVEEARDAGRYGKIRRPIVIDDPRTPHMARYTSGINRSEKVNVRLLNPRERRRLLVDTEDGLEPAMFWLGESGLPLSLSTWKDMFTDANRRCEETGLALRAHAHLLRHTFAVITLEQL, encoded by the coding sequence GTGCACTACACCTCGCGGGACCTACCGCAGCCTGAGCCGCAGCCCTGGCACCTGCAGCTTTCCTCGGACGAGTGGGAGCTTTGGCTCGACGACCTGGGCATTCCTGATGGGACGCCGTACCTGTTGTCGCCGTGCTTCGTCTACGACACGGACCTGAACTCGTACTTCCATCGGGTGAACCTGATGGCGGGTCCGCTGAACAGCCAGCTCAACCGGGCGTCGCCTCTCTGTCGGAACTTGAACTTCCTGCACAAGAGCCGTGGCGGGAAGGACTGGCGGGACGCGACCGAGGAGGATCACGCGGCTTACCACCACTGGCGTCGCCGTGATCCAGGTGGGCCCCGCGTTGATGGCGACACGTGGAGCCAGGAGATCTCTCACATCCAGCAGTTCTACGTTTTCGCGAAGTCCAAATCCTGGGTCCCGTCAGTCCCGATCCCACAGCGGCCCCGGCGTGATTCGAAGGGCGAGGAGAAGAACGGCCGAGACCGACGGAACCCGGTGCCGGACGACGATGTGGACACGGTGCCGGCGTCGTACTCCCACGATCAAGGCGGCAAGGAAGCCTTCGAGTGGCTGCCTGCACCGGCATACCGCCGGTGGCGGAACGTCGGCGTCCTCGGCTATGACCTCGAGGGCCTGCCCCGGGACAACTTCCGCGGCCGGTGGGCATCGCGCAATGGTGCCTTCAGCGACTCGTTGGTCCGCACGGGGATGAGGCTGGAGGAGCAGGCCAGTCGCATCATTTTGGAAGTCCCGACGGGGCCCGGTCCGGCGGGCTACAGCAGGTTCTGGCTGCCTGGGGCGATCGCCAAGCGGAACTCGGGACGCTGGGTTTACGAGCCTGCGTCGGTTCGGCGGGATCTGACCGCCTACGAGGCTGCGGACCGACGGTGGGTCGTCGAGGAGGCCCGTGACGCGGGCCGCTACGGAAAGATCCGGCGTCCGATCGTGATCGATGATCCGCGAACCCCACACATGGCTCGGTACACGAGCGGCATCAACCGCAGCGAGAAGGTGAACGTCAGGCTCCTCAACCCGCGCGAGCGGCGCCGGCTCCTGGTGGATACCGAGGACGGCCTCGAGCCCGCGATGTTCTGGCTCGGCGAGAGCGGGCTGCCGTTGTCCTTGTCGACGTGGAAGGACATGTTCACCGACGCCAACCGCCGATGCGAGGAGACCGGCCTGGCTCTGCGAGCTCATGCACACCTCCTGCGTCACACGTTCGCGGTCATCACCCTCGAACAGCTCTGA